One region of Termitidicoccus mucosus genomic DNA includes:
- the aroB gene encoding 3-dehydroquinate synthase, translating into MSDTLTVRLGERSYPIHFGADLTAEVRAAVAQLEREGRRVAVLTDRNVAARQAAALKAMFGGAPMLVTGAGESVKSFAELERVMDFLAENRLDRAGVLVAAGGGVIGDLGGFAAAAWLRGIDFWQVPTTLLAMVDSSVGGKTGVNLKAGKNLAGAFHQPRAVFIATGLLATLPPREFAAGMAEVIKYGLLGDAALFAQLEREPLTVASPALAAVVRRCCEIKAAVVESDERELAKEGGRALLNLGHTFGHAIEQVAGYGEYLHGEAVAIGLAAAARLSARLGLPVGGDEIARVERVLAAHALPARLREALPLESLMAAMARDKKVRAGTLRFVVLKSPGESATQPGVDPALVEGVWRELGAA; encoded by the coding sequence ATGAGCGACACATTGACCGTCAGGCTGGGCGAGCGCAGTTATCCGATCCATTTCGGCGCGGATTTGACCGCCGAGGTGCGCGCGGCGGTCGCGCAACTGGAGCGCGAGGGCCGGCGGGTGGCCGTGCTCACGGATCGCAACGTGGCCGCGCGGCAAGCCGCCGCGCTCAAGGCGATGTTCGGCGGCGCGCCGATGCTGGTCACCGGGGCGGGCGAATCGGTGAAGTCGTTCGCGGAGCTGGAGCGCGTGATGGATTTTCTGGCGGAAAACCGGCTCGACCGCGCGGGCGTGCTCGTGGCCGCGGGCGGCGGCGTGATCGGCGACCTGGGCGGTTTCGCGGCGGCGGCATGGCTGCGGGGCATCGATTTCTGGCAGGTGCCGACGACGCTGCTCGCGATGGTGGACAGCTCGGTGGGCGGGAAAACCGGGGTGAACCTGAAGGCGGGCAAGAACCTTGCGGGCGCGTTTCACCAGCCGCGCGCGGTCTTCATCGCGACCGGCCTGCTCGCCACGCTGCCGCCGCGCGAGTTCGCGGCGGGCATGGCCGAGGTCATCAAATACGGGTTGCTCGGCGACGCGGCGCTGTTTGCGCAACTGGAGCGCGAGCCGCTCACGGTGGCGAGCCCCGCGCTGGCGGCGGTGGTGCGGCGCTGCTGCGAAATCAAGGCCGCCGTGGTCGAGTCCGACGAGCGCGAGCTGGCGAAGGAAGGCGGGCGCGCGCTGCTCAACCTCGGGCACACGTTCGGCCACGCCATCGAGCAGGTGGCGGGCTACGGCGAATACCTGCACGGCGAGGCGGTGGCCATCGGGCTGGCGGCGGCGGCGCGCCTGTCGGCGCGGCTCGGGCTGCCGGTGGGCGGGGATGAAATCGCGCGCGTGGAGCGCGTGCTGGCCGCGCACGCGCTGCCGGCGAGGCTGCGCGAGGCGCTGCCGCTGGAGTCGTTGATGGCGGCGATGGCGCGCGACAAGAAAGTGCGCGCGGGCACGCTGCGTTTTGTCGTGCTCAAGTCGCCGGGCGAATCGGCCACGCAGCCGGGCGTCGATCCGGCGCTGGTCGAAGGCGTGTGGCGCGAGCTCGGCGCGGCGTGA
- a CDS encoding FKBP-type peptidyl-prolyl cis-trans isomerase: MRLFPLQLTLLLAAFVLPLSLQAQREKLSPEDLAYVEKTWPNAKATGTSLRTEVLAEGSGDSPRPGDRVSVLYKGMLLDGTIFDQATEPERAFTFRLGRGNVIEGWEEGLQLMKIGEKRRFIIPFELAYGTRGDPPKIPRRATLVFEVELLKIEKGESSPPPPPPKKKEKKKKS; the protein is encoded by the coding sequence ATGCGTCTTTTTCCGCTCCAACTAACGCTCCTGCTCGCCGCATTTGTCCTGCCCCTCTCCTTGCAAGCCCAGCGCGAAAAACTGTCGCCCGAGGACTTGGCCTACGTGGAAAAAACCTGGCCCAACGCCAAGGCCACCGGCACAAGCCTGCGCACCGAAGTGCTCGCGGAAGGCTCCGGCGACTCGCCCAGGCCCGGCGACCGCGTGAGCGTGCTCTACAAGGGCATGCTGCTTGACGGCACGATCTTCGACCAGGCCACCGAGCCGGAGCGCGCGTTCACCTTCCGGCTCGGCCGCGGCAATGTCATCGAGGGATGGGAGGAAGGATTGCAACTCATGAAAATCGGCGAGAAACGCCGCTTCATCATCCCGTTTGAACTGGCCTACGGCACCCGCGGCGACCCGCCGAAAATCCCGCGTCGCGCCACGCTCGTCTTCGAGGTCGAGCTGCTCAAAATCGAAAAAGGCGAGTCATCGCCGCCGCCGCCCCCGCCGAAGAAAAAGGAAAAGAAGAAAAAATCTTGA
- a CDS encoding PepSY-associated TM helix domain-containing protein — protein sequence MKKFFRSALFWTHLAAGIIAGVVIAIMSFTGAALAFEKELIAWAERDIRRVAPPSPDAAPLPFDELARRAREAKPDFSPASIAIDADPSAPLTLAAAGRGAPVYYQNQYTGELIPRGAPGMRAFMGAMFAWHRWLGLEGDQRAAGKAVTGACNLAFAFLAVSGLYLWWPRNWTWKGLRPSTIILANLRGRARDWNWHNAIGFWTAPVLIVLTLTAVPISYAWGNRLVYTLFGEEAPTRPGPPPAPEKPPLAVTPPAPGARPLDADALVARAQGQLDGWEQITLRLPSGTQARRGGAGQPAAGNPAGESRAQARPPRERPDANTAGAAPQPVTLTVREASRWPRTATVQAHFDPYTGDLLRRDEFGDNTPARRFRIWTRFLHTGEALGWPGQLVAGLASLVSLVLCYTGFALTWRRFFCKKKAPPPPVAKTQRPETAKAAG from the coding sequence GTGAAAAAATTCTTCCGCTCCGCCCTTTTCTGGACCCATCTCGCAGCCGGCATCATCGCCGGGGTCGTCATTGCCATCATGTCGTTCACCGGCGCGGCGCTCGCGTTTGAAAAGGAGCTCATTGCCTGGGCCGAGCGCGACATCCGCCGCGTCGCGCCGCCCTCGCCCGACGCCGCCCCCCTGCCCTTCGACGAACTCGCCCGCCGCGCCCGCGAGGCGAAACCCGACTTCAGCCCCGCGAGCATCGCCATCGACGCCGACCCGTCCGCCCCCCTCACGCTCGCCGCCGCCGGCCGCGGCGCGCCGGTGTATTATCAAAACCAATACACCGGCGAGCTGATCCCGCGCGGCGCGCCGGGGATGCGCGCCTTCATGGGCGCGATGTTCGCCTGGCACCGCTGGCTCGGCCTCGAGGGCGACCAGCGCGCCGCCGGCAAGGCCGTCACCGGCGCGTGCAACCTCGCCTTTGCCTTCCTCGCCGTCAGCGGACTCTACCTCTGGTGGCCGCGCAACTGGACCTGGAAGGGACTGCGCCCCTCGACCATCATCCTCGCCAACCTGCGCGGACGCGCCCGCGACTGGAACTGGCACAACGCCATCGGCTTCTGGACCGCGCCCGTCCTGATCGTCCTGACGCTCACCGCCGTGCCCATCTCCTACGCGTGGGGCAACAGGCTCGTCTATACGCTCTTCGGCGAGGAGGCGCCGACGCGGCCCGGCCCGCCGCCCGCCCCCGAGAAACCGCCGCTGGCCGTCACTCCGCCCGCCCCCGGCGCGAGGCCGCTCGATGCCGACGCCCTCGTGGCCCGCGCCCAGGGCCAGCTCGATGGCTGGGAACAAATCACCCTCCGCCTCCCGTCCGGAACCCAGGCGCGGCGCGGCGGCGCCGGCCAGCCTGCCGCCGGAAACCCGGCTGGCGAATCCCGCGCCCAAGCCCGTCCGCCCCGCGAACGCCCCGACGCCAACACCGCCGGGGCCGCGCCGCAGCCGGTCACGCTCACCGTGCGCGAAGCCTCGCGCTGGCCGCGCACCGCGACCGTGCAGGCGCATTTCGATCCCTACACCGGCGATCTGCTGCGCCGCGACGAATTCGGCGACAACACGCCCGCGCGCCGCTTCCGCATCTGGACGCGTTTCCTGCACACCGGCGAGGCGCTCGGCTGGCCCGGCCAGTTGGTCGCCGGGCTCGCCAGCCTCGTGTCGCTCGTCCTTTGCTACACCGGCTTCGCCCTCACCTGGCGGCGTTTCTTCTGCAAAAAGAAAGCCCCGCCCCCGCCGGTCGCGAAGACGCAACGACCGGAGACGGCCAAAGCCGCCGGATAA
- a CDS encoding AsmA-like C-terminal region-containing protein yields the protein MTAAKNKKSPFAWRVCKTCADGCCTLLTWIVCAILTLLLILQIRLATMEEIALPEEAVRELQTRLAAHGLSAAFDSARIDLRGNVLVRGIRVRAAAFDDPLLTIDALQCRINPIAAILHRVAPESIRVSGASLHLPAMLSPTGAGDAIIHDIDAAIDLQGRVLSLDHLTARVENLTFSASGGLMLPQVAGKTPGEKVRDIVSRYLEAARRIADAAGRLAILDSPHIHLSLTPSREEIADIDATFSIDGLSVTADKLPPQFQAALARVQSLAGYKPDPARPLPALAFGPVSTRLQFPLKPASPRQLDLRAHLETLDIPGDIQVRNLHLDIPLQLAARADPKQSPLGARAFLPANQPPTDAVSQVSKSAPAADPPPFWDLGSGLWDLRAERASLSIGAFFTPRLTVRDIILRASPHCRPRLDVALAARLFDEPLELALDADARAGDATLRVDARIGTPLIELAESFLGPGWAGVIRPESPIPVGAAITFAGGWKFSSARGFLTSGPAVADGVRVDSAYGEFEYEDGVLGFPRAALTQGESHARGSVVIDTRSADYRFLIAGALRPPGISGWLGDWWPEFWDDYEFPGPAPRASVDVRGNFRNAARTRVYLHVNAARPVFKGVPFDNVRGLIYVRPGFCDTIESTLTLGSGIARGAFTYDYDLARDAFRRATFSYKSDLDPAHVAPIFGRAVVDAIAPLKFSSAPSLDITGQIDGPAAPGGAHEKIDFTLRSLGDSAFLDFPLANLSFAARVRDDEIALDDVSAIVAEGNLSGRARVNTAPGKHFVSFDANLDNARLGLAIGTFEKFLALKEGKPAPTVSKFQKKVAGGRLHARVSAGGNYDDLLSFQGSGVTEITDADLAEVNLLGGLSAALRNAGVFSFTSLQFTDASSSYDIKGREIAYKNITITGPQARVTMNGSYYLDAKEMRMRAKLYPFRESRNVIGATVGFLLTPFSAALELRLDGTLEEPKWRFAYGPASLARALSGTGGAPASANGQDAEKEKAPSGANAAPPAPSGSRRHGPLR from the coding sequence ATGACCGCGGCCAAGAATAAAAAGTCCCCATTCGCCTGGCGTGTCTGCAAAACCTGCGCCGATGGCTGCTGCACGCTCCTCACCTGGATTGTCTGCGCCATCCTCACGCTCCTGCTCATCCTCCAAATCCGCCTCGCCACGATGGAGGAAATCGCGTTGCCCGAGGAAGCCGTGCGCGAACTCCAGACCCGGCTCGCCGCCCACGGTCTCAGCGCGGCCTTCGATTCCGCGCGCATCGACCTGCGCGGAAACGTCCTCGTGCGCGGCATCCGCGTCCGGGCCGCCGCCTTCGACGACCCGCTCCTCACCATCGACGCGCTGCAATGCCGGATCAATCCCATCGCGGCCATCCTGCATCGCGTCGCGCCGGAATCCATCCGCGTCAGTGGCGCGAGCCTGCATTTGCCCGCGATGCTTTCGCCCACCGGCGCGGGCGACGCGATCATCCATGACATCGATGCCGCGATCGACCTCCAGGGCCGCGTCCTTTCCCTCGATCATCTCACCGCCCGCGTCGAGAACCTCACCTTTTCCGCCAGCGGCGGCCTCATGCTTCCGCAGGTCGCCGGCAAGACTCCCGGGGAAAAAGTCCGCGACATTGTCTCCCGCTACCTCGAGGCCGCCCGCCGCATTGCCGATGCCGCCGGGCGGCTTGCCATCCTCGACTCGCCCCACATCCATCTGAGCCTCACCCCCAGCCGGGAGGAAATCGCCGACATCGACGCCACGTTTTCCATCGACGGACTTTCCGTCACCGCCGACAAGCTTCCGCCGCAATTTCAGGCTGCCCTCGCCCGCGTCCAATCCCTCGCCGGCTACAAACCGGATCCTGCCCGGCCGCTCCCCGCCCTCGCATTCGGGCCCGTTTCCACGCGCCTCCAGTTTCCGCTCAAGCCCGCTTCGCCCCGCCAGCTCGACCTCCGCGCCCATCTCGAAACGCTCGACATCCCTGGCGACATTCAAGTCCGCAACCTCCATCTCGACATCCCGCTCCAGCTCGCTGCGCGCGCAGATCCCAAACAGTCGCCACTGGGAGCGCGGGCATTCCTGCCCGCGAATCAGCCTCCCACCGATGCCGTATCGCAGGTTTCCAAATCTGCTCCCGCCGCCGATCCTCCGCCTTTTTGGGACTTGGGCTCTGGACTCTGGGATTTGCGCGCCGAACGCGCCTCGCTTTCGATCGGCGCGTTTTTCACCCCGCGCCTCACCGTCCGCGACATCATCCTTCGCGCGTCCCCGCATTGCCGCCCGCGTCTCGATGTCGCCCTTGCCGCGCGCCTGTTCGACGAACCGCTCGAGCTCGCCCTCGACGCCGATGCGCGCGCCGGCGACGCCACGCTCCGCGTCGATGCCCGCATCGGTACGCCGCTCATTGAGCTGGCCGAAAGCTTCCTCGGCCCCGGCTGGGCCGGCGTCATCCGGCCCGAGTCACCCATCCCGGTCGGCGCCGCAATCACGTTTGCCGGCGGCTGGAAATTCTCCTCCGCGCGGGGCTTCCTCACCAGCGGCCCGGCCGTCGCCGACGGCGTGCGCGTGGACTCCGCGTATGGAGAATTTGAATACGAGGACGGTGTGCTCGGCTTCCCCCGCGCCGCGCTCACCCAGGGCGAAAGTCATGCGCGCGGCTCCGTCGTCATCGACACCCGCTCCGCCGATTACCGCTTCCTCATCGCCGGCGCGCTCCGCCCGCCCGGCATCTCCGGGTGGCTCGGCGACTGGTGGCCCGAGTTTTGGGACGACTACGAGTTTCCCGGCCCCGCGCCCCGCGCCAGCGTCGATGTCCGGGGAAACTTCCGCAACGCCGCCCGCACGCGCGTTTATCTCCATGTCAACGCCGCCCGCCCTGTCTTCAAGGGCGTGCCCTTCGACAATGTGCGAGGCCTCATCTACGTCCGCCCCGGCTTTTGCGACACCATCGAGAGCACCCTCACGCTCGGCTCCGGGATCGCCCGCGGCGCGTTCACCTACGACTACGACCTCGCCCGGGACGCCTTCCGCCGCGCGACCTTCTCCTATAAAAGCGATCTCGATCCCGCGCACGTCGCGCCCATTTTTGGCCGGGCGGTCGTCGATGCCATCGCGCCGCTCAAGTTTTCCAGCGCGCCCTCGCTCGACATCACCGGGCAAATCGACGGGCCCGCCGCGCCCGGCGGCGCGCACGAAAAAATCGACTTCACCCTCCGTTCCCTCGGCGACAGCGCCTTTCTCGATTTCCCGCTCGCCAACCTGTCCTTCGCCGCCCGCGTGCGCGACGATGAAATCGCCCTCGACGATGTCTCCGCCATTGTCGCCGAAGGCAACCTCTCCGGCCGCGCCCGGGTGAACACCGCTCCCGGCAAACACTTTGTCAGCTTCGACGCCAACCTCGACAACGCCCGCCTCGGCCTCGCCATCGGCACCTTCGAGAAATTTCTCGCCCTGAAGGAAGGCAAACCCGCGCCCACCGTGAGCAAGTTCCAGAAAAAAGTCGCCGGCGGCCGCCTGCACGCCCGTGTCTCCGCCGGCGGAAACTACGACGACCTCCTTTCCTTCCAAGGCTCCGGCGTGACCGAGATCACCGACGCGGACCTCGCCGAGGTCAACCTGCTCGGCGGCCTTTCCGCCGCGCTCCGCAACGCGGGCGTCTTCAGTTTCACCTCGCTCCAGTTCACCGACGCCTCCAGCAGCTACGACATCAAGGGCCGCGAAATCGCCTACAAGAACATCACCATCACCGGCCCCCAGGCGCGCGTGACGATGAACGGCTCGTATTACCTCGACGCGAAGGAAATGCGCATGAGGGCCAAGCTCTATCCCTTCCGCGAGAGCCGCAACGTGATCGGCGCGACCGTCGGCTTCCTGCTCACGCCCTTTTCCGCGGCGCTCGAGCTGCGCCTCGACGGCACGCTCGAGGAGCCGAAGTGGCGCTTCGCCTATGGCCCGGCCAGCCTGGCCCGGGCGCTCTCCGGCACCGGCGGCGCCCCCGCGTCGGCGAACGGGCAGGACGCTGAAAAAGAAAAGGCGCCCTCCGGGGCAAACGCCGCCCCGCCCGCCCCATCTGGCTCCCGCAGGCACGGCCCGCTGCGTTGA
- a CDS encoding transglutaminase-like domain-containing protein has protein sequence MKPRRINPARQAAFRALLDDPHPPIRQALLGHFQQLGHPAAEFLQRLATGSNRILAIHARWFLGRLKFSDPVSEFRNFIRSLNYELETGVFLLTRTVSHDLDVAACCQILDAIAARCRALFDEPMSLREKCRVINRVLFHECGFHGNIGHYNDPLNSLLDHVLARKKGIPVSLCIVYLLVARRLDLPLEPVALPGHFVVGCHAGGAPFFIDAFEQGTLRSAGQMFLRLRASDFSPRPADLAPTPVREVLCRCCRNLANHYGEAGDDDRSRMFASFVGEFDATHARHMRQMRR, from the coding sequence GTGAAACCACGGCGCATCAATCCAGCGCGTCAAGCGGCTTTCCGCGCCCTTCTTGACGACCCCCATCCGCCGATCCGGCAGGCGCTGCTCGGCCATTTCCAGCAACTCGGCCACCCCGCCGCCGAGTTTCTCCAGCGCCTCGCGACGGGTTCCAACCGCATCCTCGCCATCCATGCGCGCTGGTTCCTGGGCCGGCTCAAGTTCAGCGATCCCGTCTCGGAATTTCGCAACTTCATCCGCTCGCTCAACTATGAGCTGGAAACCGGTGTGTTTCTCCTCACCCGCACCGTGTCGCACGACCTCGACGTGGCCGCGTGCTGCCAGATCCTCGATGCCATCGCCGCGCGCTGCCGCGCGCTTTTCGACGAGCCCATGAGCCTGCGGGAGAAATGCCGCGTGATCAACCGGGTGCTGTTTCACGAATGCGGATTCCACGGCAACATCGGGCACTACAACGACCCGCTCAACAGCCTCCTCGACCACGTGCTCGCCCGTAAAAAAGGCATTCCCGTGAGCCTGTGCATCGTTTACCTGCTGGTCGCGCGCCGCCTCGACCTGCCGCTGGAGCCGGTGGCGCTGCCCGGGCATTTCGTGGTCGGCTGCCACGCCGGCGGCGCGCCGTTCTTCATCGACGCCTTCGAGCAGGGCACGCTGCGCAGCGCCGGGCAGATGTTCCTGCGCCTGCGCGCGAGTGATTTTTCCCCGCGCCCCGCCGACCTTGCCCCGACACCGGTGCGCGAGGTGCTCTGCCGCTGCTGCCGCAACCTGGCCAACCACTACGGCGAGGCCGGCGACGACGACCGCTCGCGCATGTTCGCGAGCTTCGTGGGCGAATTCGACGCGACCCACGCCCGCCACATGCGCCAGATGCGGCGGTGA